The sequence TCGCGGCGGTTGTCCGCCGGACCCAGGCACCCGTGGTGAACCTCTGCGGGCGGCTGACGCTTGACGAGTTGGCTGCGGTCGCCGAGCGGGCTGCGCTCTACGTCGGCAACGATAGCGGTACCAGCCACCTGGCAGCGGCGGTGGGTACCCCTACGGTGACGATCTTCGGACCCACCAACCCCGGCCGCTACCGCCCGCTCGGTCCACACGCGCGAGTATGCGCACCGCCCGAGAGCTGGAAGGGTGCAGTGATCGATCTTCGCCACGAGCGCGGGGACGGCCCCTCGGTCGAATCGGTCACGGTCGACATGGTCGCCGCAGCCTGCCTTGAGGTGCTGGGCGCGGCGGGCAAGGGGGCCGCATGATCCTCCATCGCCTGCGCGATGCCGGCCTGGCGATCGCCTCGCGCGCGCCAGTGACGCCGGCCGTGCCGCGTTCCTATGAGATATTGCTGCTGCGGCCGGACCACCTGGGGGATCTGCTCTTCGTCACCCCGGCACTGCGCCGCCTACGGAAGGCGCTGCCGGAGGCCACCATCACTGCGGTCGTGGGCCCCTGGGCCGCACCGGTGCTGGCAGGCAACCCCGACATCGACAAGGTGCTCACGCTGCCGTTCCCCGGCTTCACGCGCCGCCCCTTAAGCCGCCTGCAGCCGTATCGGCTGCTCCAGCAGTGGGCCGCGCTGATCCGCGAGCGGGCGCCCGCGGCGGTCGTGGTTCTACGCGACGACCACTGGTGGGGTGCACTCCTGGCCCAGCGCGCCGGGGTTCCGCTGCGCATCGGGGCCGACCACCCGGCAGTGAGGCGCTATTTGACCCACGCCATCCCGCTGCGTGAGCCGCACTGGGTCCAGCGCAACGCCGCCCTGCTCGACGCGACCGCCCGCATCCTCGGTGGCACCCCACCGGACGAGCCGGTCACGCCGGCCACCGCGCCGCTACGCCTGCCATCGGTAGCGAGCGAGTCGGCTGCCATTACGCTCGCCGGGGCGGGGATCGCCGGGTCGTATCTGGCCGTCATCCCCGGCGCCGGAGCACGCGTCAAGCACTGGCTCCCGGACCGCTGGGCGACCGTCGCCACGACACTTGCGCGCGAGCTTGGTTGTATGGTGGTCCTTACCGGGAGCATGAGCGAGGCGGCGATGATCGACCAGATCCGGGCACGTATCCAGGCGCCGGCCGCCTCCCTCGCCGGGCAGACCGACCTCCCGACGCTCACCGCCGTACTGCAGGGTGCACGCTTGGCGGTCGGGGTGGATTGCGGACCAATGCACCTCGCCGTCGCCGCCGGGACACCGACGGTCCACCTCTTTGGCCCGAGTTCCGCCGCACAGTTCGGCCCCTGGGGTAATCCGGCGCGCCACCGCGTGGTGAGCGCCGGATGGTGCTGCTCCCGCTGTGGCGACCTCTCGCCGGAGCGGCCCGAGGGCGCGGGGTGCATGGTGGCGATCACCGCGGACGCGGTCCTGGCAGCCGCGCGAGAGGTGCTGGCCGATGGCTGAGTCGCGGCCGTTGACGATCGGGATCGACGCCAGCCGCGTCAGCGAGCGCCAAACCGGCACCGAGCGGTACTCGCGCCACATCATCGAGGCGCTGACGGCCGCCGGGCCGCACCACCGCTACCGGCTGTACCGCAACGCGACCGAGCCGATTCCGCTGCGCGTTCCCGCCGGGACCGAGCAGCGCCTGATTCCCTTCCCGCGTCTCTGGACACACCTGCGGCTCTCAGCCGAGTTGGCGCGGCACCGGGTGGACGCGCTCTTCGTCCCGGCGCACGTCATCCCGCCGGTACACCCGCGCGCCAGCGTGGTCACCATCCATGACCTCGGCTACCTGTACGAAGCCGATGCACACACGCCCTCGGCGCGACGCTACCTGGACTGGTCCACCCGCTGGAGCGCCCGCGTCGCCGCCCGTGTCATCGCGATCTCTCGCGCCACGCGCGACGACCTCATCCGGCACTACCACGTGCCGGCGGAGAAGATTGGCGTCATCCCGCACGGCATCGACGAGACGTTTACACCGCGCCCGCCGGACGAAGTCGACCGCTGGCTTGCCAATCTGGGACTGCGCCGCCCCTATCTGCTCTATGTCGGCACGCTGCAACCGCGGAAGAATCTTGCCCGGCTCATCGCGGCTTTCGACCGGCTGGCGGCCGAACACCCGGATCTGCGTCTGGTGCTGGCGGGGAAGCGTGGGTGGCTGGCGGAGGAGATCGACGCCGCGCTCGCCCGCAGCCCGAACCGCAGCCGCATCGACCTGCCCGGCCACGTGCCCGACGCCGCGCTCCCGGCGCTCTACACGGGCTGCGAGGCCCTGGCGCTCCCGTCGCTCTACGAGGGCTTCGGCCTGCCGGTCCTCGAGGCCATGGCCTGCGGCGCACCGGTGGTGATTTCGAACCGCGGGGCGCTGCCGGAGGTCGGCGGCGACGCGGCGATCGTCGTCGACCCGCTCGACACGGACGCCATCGCCGCCGGGCTGGCTCGCGCGCTCGACCCTGCCGAGCGGGAGCGCCGGGTCGCGGCGGGACGCGCCCACGCCGCACGCTTCCGCTGGGACGATGCCGGTCGCGCCACGCTGGCAGTGATCGAGGAGGCCGTCGCCGTCACCGGGGGGAGCCATGGCCGTCGCTGACGTGGTTGCACCGCGCCGCATCCTGGTCGTCAAACTCGCCGACCTGGGCGACGCCGTGCTGGCGACGCCGGCCATCGACGCGCTGCGCCGCGCCTTCCCCACGGCCCGCATCGACGCGCTGACCACGCCTGCTGCCCGGGCGGTGCTCGCCCTGTGCCCCGCGGTCGACCGTACCATCGGTTTCCCCAAGGCGCTCTTCGATCGGCCCACCGACCTGGCACACCCCGGGCGGCTCGTCACAATGGCACGGCTGGCCGCACACCTGCGCGCGCAGCGCTACGACGCAGTCGTGTTGCTCCACCACCTGACAACCGGCTTCGGTGCGCTGAAGTTCCGCGCCCTGGCGCGGGCGACCGGCGCTCCGGTCGTCGCCGGGCTGGACAACGGGCGAGGGACGTTCCTCACCCACCGGGCGACCGACCTGGGATTCGGCGGACGGACAGAGTGGGAGTACGGCCTGGACATCGTCGCCGCGCTCGGGGTGCCCACCGACGGCGCCCGCGCGAACCTCGCGGTCCCGGATAGCGCCCGGGCGGCGGCCGACCGCCTCCTCGGGCAAGCTGGCATCGCGGAGCCGTTCATCGTCGTCCACCCGGGCGTCGGGTCGTATAGCCAGGCCCGTGCCTGGCCGGCCGACCGCTTCGCTGCCGTCGCGCGCGATCTCCGCGCTAGCACCGGTTTGCCGATCGTAGCGGTCGGCACACGGGACGAGGCGGCCGGCGCCGGACCACTGTTGGCGGAAGACGGGGTTGTCAACCTGCTCGGGCGGACCACGATCGCGGAGCTGGCGGCGGTGCTGGCACGCGCTGCCCTGGTCATCGGTGCGGACAGTGGCGTGGCGCATCTCACGGCCGCGCTCCGGCGCCCGACACTGGCCATCTTCGGCCCATCGAACCACGACGCCTGGCGCCCCATGGGTGCGGCCCTCCACTACGTGGGAACTCGTCCCTTCCCCGATGCCGGGGCACTGGTTGTGCGAGCGCCCATCCCGTGTGCGCCGTGCCTCTACACGGGCTACACTCTCGGGCAGCGGCAGGGGTGCACGCTACGGACCTGCCTCGACTGGGTTGCCGCAACCGAGGTCGTCGAGGCGGCGCTGCACATGCTCCGCAACTCGGGCGTAATTGACGCACCCGAGAAGCTACCGTAGAATCGCGATCATGCGCGCTGACTGTCGGCCGCGCGCGCAGGGAGTCGCCTGCATCGGAAGCGCTGGGCGGCGGGCGCGGCGGCAAGGAGTGGAGGACCCGGCACAAGTGAGTAGCAGAAAGATCCGTGTCGCGATCATCGGCGTGGGGAACTGCGCGTCATCCCTGGTTCAGGGGGTCGAGTACTACCGCCACGCTGACCCGAACGACTTTGTGCCCGGCCTGATGCACGTTGATCTCGGCGGCTACCACGTCGGGGACATCGAGTTCAGCGCCGCGATCGACATCGACAAGAACAAGGTGGGCAAGGACCTCTCCGAGGCAATCTTCACGTCGCCCAACAACACCTATAAGTTCTCCGATGTGCCGCACCTGGGCGTCCCCGTCCACCGCGGCATGACGCACGACGGCCTCGGCAAGTACCTCTCACAGATCATTGAGAAGGCGCCAGGCTCCACTGCCGACATCGTCGGCATCCTCAAGGAGACCGGCACCGACGTCGTCGTCAACTTCCTGCCCGTCGGCTCCGAGATGGCCACCAAGTGGTACGTCGAGCAGGTACTGGAGGCCGGCTGCGCCTTCGTCAACTGCATCCCGGTCTTCATCGCCCGCGAGGAGTACTGGCAGAACCGCTTCCGCGAGCGGGGTCTGCCGATCATCGGCGACGACATCAAGAGCCAGGTCGGCGCGACCATCACCCACCGCGTGCTGACCCGCCTCTTCGCCGACCGCGGTGTCCGCATCGACCGCACCTACCAGCTCAACTTCGGCGGCAACACCGACTTCCTCAACATGCTGGAGCGCGAGCGGCTGGAGTCAAAGAAGATCTCCAAGACGAACGCCGTCACCAGCCAGATCGACTACCCGGTGGATCCGGAGAACGTGCACGTCGGCCCGAGCGACTATGTGCCGTGGCTCCAGGACCGCAAGTGGTGCCACATCCGCATGGAGGGAACGACCTTTGGCGATGTGCCGCTCAACATCGAGCTAAAGCTCGAGGTGTGGGACTCGCCGAACTCGGCCGGCGTCGTGATCGACGCCATCCGCTGCGCGAAGCTCGCGCTCGATACCGGCATCAGCGGCGCGCTGCTCGGACCGTCGGCCTACTTCATGAAGTCGCCGCCCGTCCAGTACCACGACGACCAGGCCCGCGAGATGGTTGAGAGCTTCATCCGCGAGACCGTCGCGCATCGCGAGGCTGCCGAGGCTGCCGCTACCCCGGCCGAGCAGGGGTGATCCCAGCGGGGAAGGTCTGACGCTCGACTGTCGAGTGTCGAGCTGCCCCTGACACGTCGTCTGTCGAAGACGAAGCAGCCGGCCGGATTGCCCCGGCCGGCTGCACTGTTCCTCCGAAATCGGACAAAGCGGAGGCCGCCCGTGGACCTCGCGCCTCGTCGCCTCAACCTCTCGTACGTGCTGCATGAACCATCGACCAGTGCCATGGTTCGCGACGTCGCCGAGCGCGGCGTAGCCGAAGCGCGGCGCCTGCACCGGGCAACTGCTACCCTCGCGGCCCTCCCCAACCCCGTCCTCCGCGAGCGCGTCGTCGTGCTGTCCACCTCCCCACTGGACGCGTTCGCCAAACGGGCCACGCCTTCCGCGATCGCGTCCATCCACCTCGGTCCCTGGTGGCTCCTGCCGCGCATCCTCGGCCTGAGTGCATCGGACGGCACTCCCCAGCCGGTGCACTTCATCGACCAGCCCGCCGCGGCGGCCACCCGGATGGTGCCGTTTTTCCGCGCCCCGGCGCGACTCGCCCTGCCGG is a genomic window of Sphaerobacter thermophilus DSM 20745 containing:
- a CDS encoding glycosyltransferase family 9 protein gives rise to the protein MILHRLRDAGLAIASRAPVTPAVPRSYEILLLRPDHLGDLLFVTPALRRLRKALPEATITAVVGPWAAPVLAGNPDIDKVLTLPFPGFTRRPLSRLQPYRLLQQWAALIRERAPAAVVVLRDDHWWGALLAQRAGVPLRIGADHPAVRRYLTHAIPLREPHWVQRNAALLDATARILGGTPPDEPVTPATAPLRLPSVASESAAITLAGAGIAGSYLAVIPGAGARVKHWLPDRWATVATTLARELGCMVVLTGSMSEAAMIDQIRARIQAPAASLAGQTDLPTLTAVLQGARLAVGVDCGPMHLAVAAGTPTVHLFGPSSAAQFGPWGNPARHRVVSAGWCCSRCGDLSPERPEGAGCMVAITADAVLAAAREVLADG
- a CDS encoding glycosyltransferase family 4 protein; translation: MAESRPLTIGIDASRVSERQTGTERYSRHIIEALTAAGPHHRYRLYRNATEPIPLRVPAGTEQRLIPFPRLWTHLRLSAELARHRVDALFVPAHVIPPVHPRASVVTIHDLGYLYEADAHTPSARRYLDWSTRWSARVAARVIAISRATRDDLIRHYHVPAEKIGVIPHGIDETFTPRPPDEVDRWLANLGLRRPYLLYVGTLQPRKNLARLIAAFDRLAAEHPDLRLVLAGKRGWLAEEIDAALARSPNRSRIDLPGHVPDAALPALYTGCEALALPSLYEGFGLPVLEAMACGAPVVISNRGALPEVGGDAAIVVDPLDTDAIAAGLARALDPAERERRVAAGRAHAARFRWDDAGRATLAVIEEAVAVTGGSHGRR
- a CDS encoding glycosyltransferase family 9 protein — its product is MAVADVVAPRRILVVKLADLGDAVLATPAIDALRRAFPTARIDALTTPAARAVLALCPAVDRTIGFPKALFDRPTDLAHPGRLVTMARLAAHLRAQRYDAVVLLHHLTTGFGALKFRALARATGAPVVAGLDNGRGTFLTHRATDLGFGGRTEWEYGLDIVAALGVPTDGARANLAVPDSARAAADRLLGQAGIAEPFIVVHPGVGSYSQARAWPADRFAAVARDLRASTGLPIVAVGTRDEAAGAGPLLAEDGVVNLLGRTTIAELAAVLARAALVIGADSGVAHLTAALRRPTLAIFGPSNHDAWRPMGAALHYVGTRPFPDAGALVVRAPIPCAPCLYTGYTLGQRQGCTLRTCLDWVAATEVVEAALHMLRNSGVIDAPEKLP
- a CDS encoding inositol-3-phosphate synthase translates to MSSRKIRVAIIGVGNCASSLVQGVEYYRHADPNDFVPGLMHVDLGGYHVGDIEFSAAIDIDKNKVGKDLSEAIFTSPNNTYKFSDVPHLGVPVHRGMTHDGLGKYLSQIIEKAPGSTADIVGILKETGTDVVVNFLPVGSEMATKWYVEQVLEAGCAFVNCIPVFIAREEYWQNRFRERGLPIIGDDIKSQVGATITHRVLTRLFADRGVRIDRTYQLNFGGNTDFLNMLERERLESKKISKTNAVTSQIDYPVDPENVHVGPSDYVPWLQDRKWCHIRMEGTTFGDVPLNIELKLEVWDSPNSAGVVIDAIRCAKLALDTGISGALLGPSAYFMKSPPVQYHDDQAREMVESFIRETVAHREAAEAAATPAEQG